Genomic segment of Brachyhypopomus gauderio isolate BG-103 chromosome 10, BGAUD_0.2, whole genome shotgun sequence:
gttggggcgCGCGTGCGGCGGTGTTCACCAGGGTTATTCAGCGCTGTGTTGGGGATGTTAACCTCACACACGTGTAATGCGCTTTACTGCAGCTCCAAAATGGCGACCGCGGCCTGGTTCTCCTGTACGGACCTCGGCCCATTTACGGGCTCATGGCCGCTAGAACCACCTTACAGGGTCCGAAAagggcttttatttatttattctcttTATTCTCATTCTTTTCAGTGTACTGCAAGTTTAATGTTCTTGTGTCTAGCGACCGTTTGCTGGAGAAAGCTGCGAGTTTTTTTCTAACCAGACTTGGTCGGTCGTGTAACATTTATCTAGTGTTTATTAAGTATTATTTAGTTTTATAACAAAACAAGAAGACTTTTAACAGGTATTTATTCAACGTGGACTTTTAACACCGCTTTGTCCGCGCTGCTGCGTGCTGCCCGTCCTGCGCGCGCACGCGGCTCCAACACGTGGACTGGCTCAGATGAGCTAGCAGGCTAACTAGCGCCTCCTGCGCCTGCGCACGTGCGTCCATTTAAACCTTTTTACCACTGGTACTCATCATTTGTAATTACTGAATCATTTCACAGGTTGTGAATTGAAAGAAGGAAAGGAAATCACCTTCAACCCTGAAGATGACGACTTTGATCATCAGTTATCAGTCAGGATGGTATGTAATCTCAACTTAAGAGCGCAACATCTCTGTTGTTTAGATTTCCAGGTTGTTTAGTTCCACGAGCAATTCACCTGAATGCATCAAGCTGTGAGTTAATTGAGTGTTGTCTACAAAGGCATGTGTGGATCCATCGACAAAAGATGAGCTGAACATTGTGGAGGTTGAGGGACAAGATTCTGAGGGTCAGAAGGTTAAAGCTGTGCTAGCCACACTCAAGCCATCCACCCTGCCAAGCGTGAGTCTCAGCCTCTCACGTttcttagtgtgtgttagtttgtACACAAGTGTCACTGTGTTCGCAGTGCAGGTAATGCACGGGTCTAAAATATGACTCATTGCTCCTCCAGGTGTGCTTGGGTGGGTTTGAGATTAGCCCACCTGTCGTTTTCCGCTTGCGGTCCGGCTCTGGTCCAATTCACATCAGTGGACAACACCTCGTCAGTGAGTACCACCCACAATGCACCTCCTCCACTGACTCTAGAAAAGTTTTAATTGGGGAGCGCAGAATGTAAATTTATAATATAAACAGACTGACACTGGGGGAGATTATCCATGTCGTTGCTGTTCTGTGTTCCTCCTTCCTGAAGTCCGACACCTTCATTTTTTTTCAGTGATGGGAGGAGATCAGTCAtttgatgaggatgatgaggaagaggaggctgaGATGAAGACAAGTCTGAAGAGGGCAGCTCCCTTAAGCATGAAATCATCAGTAAGTCATCTTGTTTTACTACACGCACACATTTCTCAACTCTGCTTTACTGGGAGAGGCAGCCCTATTTCAGCTTTCTAGTTATTCTGCCCTTAATCAATAACATGTTTTGTTCTCCTAAGAAAAAGATGAGGattgatgaagatgatgacgaggatgatgaggatgatgatgatgagtgaGTGCAGTTCTAGAGCACCAAGTGTAAACCAGGAGTCCAGTGTAATGTCATGAATAAAGATTAATGAATCTAACTTTCTTCCAGGGATGAcgatgaggaggatgaagagagtgaagaggaGACACCTGTAAAGGTAAGTGCATTTTCTTTTGAAGGTGATTTAGTACCTGCATCCATATTCATTGGTGTAGTTCAGAAGGCCAATTAATCAAGTGTTTTCCATTTCCTAGACCAAGAAACCCCAGCCAAAGCCCCAGACCCCTTCCCAAAACGGCAAAGGGCCCAAACCCAGCACACCGGCTGCTAAAGAGGTGCCCCTCGCTCTCTGTTcttagaaacacacactcactagagCCGTGCCCTTTATCCTGGATTATAATCTAGGAATCTACTGGTCCTGTAGCTCAATTTGCATCATAGTTGCTCTCTGAGCCAATAAACAATACTCTTGACAGAACAAGACACCAGTTTCTGGAAAGAAGGGAGAGAAGAATCCTCAATCCCCCAGAAGCCCCAAGACGCCCAAAACTCCACAAGCCCCTCTGACTATTCCAGAAATTAAGGCTAAGATGATGGCCAGCGTTGAGAAGGTTTGTCCCgctattttcttttcttttttttgcacATCTGTGATGTGAATGAAAAGGATGGCTGCATTCTGAACCCCAGAAAGCAGATTTGTCCTGTAGGAGAAAATTTAGAAATATGGTTTTAAGCTTTTTTGTAGTAGAAACTACCTCCTCATCTCCAAATTATGTGCAACCAGTTGTATGCTAACCAGATTTGAAATTATGGCCTGTGCAATTAACTAATTACAGGTGTAATTATCAGCCAGCAGGTCTGGTGCAGTAGTCAGGTGATCCTGTGTGCTCACAGATGTGCTCAGGGACTCTGATGGAGCCACGGAGGTGTGAGGAGTCACAGACGTAGCATTAAACACAGGCTGGGCTGCATATTGAGACACCGTTAATCGCTACTAATGACCATATGCTAATGACTTTAATCACCTGGCTGCTTTGTGTGTGGTGACGAGACAGCGATGCGTCAGGTGCCGTCTGTTCCTGACGTTGCTGTTTTGATGCGCTGCGTGGCAGTCCGTCTGTTACTGCAGCTGTGTGGACGTTGGTGACGGTCTCCTCAAGTTTGTTTTTCTCCACCCTCCCCAGGGAGTGTCGCTGCCAAAACTCCAGCCCAAGTTTGAGAACTTTGTGAAAAATGGGTTTAAAGTGACCGATGCAAAGGTATTCACTGGGTTTATTGCATCATGATTTTCATTTCTTAACCGCCTGATTATACTTTCTGAAGAACATACTTTGACGGTAACTAAACCACACAATGGTGTATGATGGTACATTAACAAATATAATCATGTTTATATTGGGTTTTGTCTTGTTCGACCTCCACAGGTAGTTGATGAACTCTGGAAGTGGAGAGAGACGCTGAAGGAAAAGAACTGAATCAACACTCAGTTATActagtcattttttcttttttttaactttATG
This window contains:
- the npm1a gene encoding nucleophosmin 1a → MDAEQMGPQTFLYGCELKEGKEITFNPEDDDFDHQLSVRMACVDPSTKDELNIVEVEGQDSEGQKVKAVLATLKPSTLPSVCLGGFEISPPVVFRLRSGSGPIHISGQHLVMMGGDQSFDEDDEEEEAEMKTSLKRAAPLSMKSSKKMRIDEDDDEDDEDDDDEDDDEEDEESEEETPVKTKKPQPKPQTPSQNGKGPKPSTPAAKENKTPVSGKKGEKNPQSPRSPKTPKTPQAPLTIPEIKAKMMASVEKGVSLPKLQPKFENFVKNGFKVTDAKVVDELWKWRETLKEKN